The following coding sequences are from one Helicoverpa armigera isolate CAAS_96S chromosome 2, ASM3070526v1, whole genome shotgun sequence window:
- the LOC110376186 gene encoding zinc carboxypeptidase isoform X1, whose amino-acid sequence MLLQIKVYLVAVTYFLGAIFMVLFPPRNFELSGAKIRTTRSAGDYIKFKQYANQKIVMATLERFSRHDPEVVNVMHLAPLTFENRSIMAVELRSDKQTRKPGILIIGALNAMSWGATNAILELAEKLLYDASYQTPFFNDYDWYLIPLANPDGIQFTHEMESRPPVDFDEWARNETLRLHTRPSQWHKNVEKIAEDKESCFGTNINRNFAYHWQDDVHKTPPRCCQYYPGQKPFSTSEARAIRTYVDKLGDIISLAIHLHASFSPKKEYILYPWRYSLRTPSNYRTLQEIGEYAARQARLPDGRLYEVHQSSNDERVAGTLTDYITGVAGIDLVFILKPYHQMFPSYTDTSNLGIYVKKAINTILSVVRGWRSSTKQNTLSFSEKMLNSKIK is encoded by the exons ATGCTTTTGCagattaaagtttatttagtagCGGTCACATACTTCCTTGGTGCTATTTTCATGGTCTTATTTCCACCAAGAAATTTTGAACT ATCTGGGGCTAAAATAAGAACCACGAGAAGTGCCGGTGACTATATAAAATTTAAGCAGTACGCCAATCAGAAAATAGTGATGGCTACGCTGGAACGATTCAGTCGACATGATCCAGAAGTGGTGAATGTGATGCACTTGGCTCCGCTCACATTTGAGAACCGGAGTATTATGGCGGTGGAGCTGCGCAGTGATAAACAAACTAGAAAACCTGGTATCCTTATAATTGGAG CACTAAACGCGATGTCATGGGGAGCGACTAATGCTATATTGGAGCTGGCTGAGAAGTTACTCTATGATGCAAGCTACCAGACACCGTTCTTCAATGATTACGACTG GTACCTGATTCCGCTTGCAAATCCTGATGGTATCCAATTCACGCATGAGATGGAATCACGCCCTCCTGTGGACTTCGATGAATGGGCGCGCAACGAAACCCTGAGACTTCACACACGACCATCCCAATGGCACAAAAACGTTGAAAAGATTGCCGAAGATAAAGAATCCTGTTTTGGGACAAACATCAATCGCAATTTCGCTTATCATTGGCAAg ATGATGTTCACAAAACACCACCGCGTTGTTGTCAGTACTACCCTGGTCAAAAACCCTTTTCCACCTCCGAAGCGAGAGCCATTCGCACTTATGTCGACAAACTGGGGGATATTATTAGCCTGGCAATACATTTACATGCAAGTTTCTCACCGAAAAAG GAGTACATACTTTACCCATGGCGTTATTCACTCCGAACACCGAGTAACTACCGCACTTTGCAAGAGATTGGAGAATATGCCGCCAGGCAGGCGCGATTGCCGGATGGTCGACTTTACGAG GTCCACCAGAGCAGTAACGACGAGCGCGTGGCAGGGACGCTGACCGATTACATAACCGGTGTTGCGGGCATAGATCTTGTGTTTATCCTCAAGCCGTACCACCAAATGTTTCCCAGCTACACAGATACCAGCAATCTGG GTATATACGTGAAGAAAGCTATTAATACGATCCTGAGCGTGGTGCGTGGTTGGCGCAGCAGTACTAAACAGAACACGCTGTCCTTTTCGGAAAAGATGttgaattctaaaataaaatga
- the LOC110376186 gene encoding carboxypeptidase B1 isoform X2, translated as MATLERFSRHDPEVVNVMHLAPLTFENRSIMAVELRSDKQTRKPGILIIGALNAMSWGATNAILELAEKLLYDASYQTPFFNDYDWYLIPLANPDGIQFTHEMESRPPVDFDEWARNETLRLHTRPSQWHKNVEKIAEDKESCFGTNINRNFAYHWQDDVHKTPPRCCQYYPGQKPFSTSEARAIRTYVDKLGDIISLAIHLHASFSPKKEYILYPWRYSLRTPSNYRTLQEIGEYAARQARLPDGRLYEVHQSSNDERVAGTLTDYITGVAGIDLVFILKPYHQMFPSYTDTSNLGIYVKKAINTILSVVRGWRSSTKQNTLSFSEKMLNSKIK; from the exons ATGGCTACGCTGGAACGATTCAGTCGACATGATCCAGAAGTGGTGAATGTGATGCACTTGGCTCCGCTCACATTTGAGAACCGGAGTATTATGGCGGTGGAGCTGCGCAGTGATAAACAAACTAGAAAACCTGGTATCCTTATAATTGGAG CACTAAACGCGATGTCATGGGGAGCGACTAATGCTATATTGGAGCTGGCTGAGAAGTTACTCTATGATGCAAGCTACCAGACACCGTTCTTCAATGATTACGACTG GTACCTGATTCCGCTTGCAAATCCTGATGGTATCCAATTCACGCATGAGATGGAATCACGCCCTCCTGTGGACTTCGATGAATGGGCGCGCAACGAAACCCTGAGACTTCACACACGACCATCCCAATGGCACAAAAACGTTGAAAAGATTGCCGAAGATAAAGAATCCTGTTTTGGGACAAACATCAATCGCAATTTCGCTTATCATTGGCAAg ATGATGTTCACAAAACACCACCGCGTTGTTGTCAGTACTACCCTGGTCAAAAACCCTTTTCCACCTCCGAAGCGAGAGCCATTCGCACTTATGTCGACAAACTGGGGGATATTATTAGCCTGGCAATACATTTACATGCAAGTTTCTCACCGAAAAAG GAGTACATACTTTACCCATGGCGTTATTCACTCCGAACACCGAGTAACTACCGCACTTTGCAAGAGATTGGAGAATATGCCGCCAGGCAGGCGCGATTGCCGGATGGTCGACTTTACGAG GTCCACCAGAGCAGTAACGACGAGCGCGTGGCAGGGACGCTGACCGATTACATAACCGGTGTTGCGGGCATAGATCTTGTGTTTATCCTCAAGCCGTACCACCAAATGTTTCCCAGCTACACAGATACCAGCAATCTGG GTATATACGTGAAGAAAGCTATTAATACGATCCTGAGCGTGGTGCGTGGTTGGCGCAGCAGTACTAAACAGAACACGCTGTCCTTTTCGGAAAAGATGttgaattctaaaataaaatga